In Vibrio alginolyticus NBRC 15630 = ATCC 17749, the sequence TACAGACCCTAGCCAACCGATATTTGATGCGGAATACTGGCAGTCCTCCGACAAGGTGGTTGGCAGTGCGACGGGGCGAGGCACGACATGGTTTATCCAACTAGAGAACATGCAAGCGGCACTACGTCATTACCGTCGTGGCGGTTTGTTTGGGAAGTTAATTAACGATCATTATTGGTTCTCTGGCTGGGATAACACCCGTTGTGCGCAAGAGTTTCAGCTTTTGTTGGCGCTAATTGAGGCTGGGGTGCACGTTCCTCGTCCTATTGCAGCAAGAGCCGTAAAGTCAGGACTCTTCTATCAAGCTGATTTATTAAGTGAGCGAATCCCAAACGCCAGAGATCTGGTTAGTATCTTGCAAGAACAGTCTTTATCGGTAGAAATGTATCAGAAAATAGGGCAAGAAATTGCCAAGATGCATCAGGTTGGCGTTAACCATACTGATTTGAATATCCACAATATCTTGATCGACGACAAAGATAAGGTATGGATTATCGATTTTGATAAGTGTCGTTTTGAAACTTCTGGTGACTGGAAGCATCAAAATCTAAATAGACTTCTGCGTTCATTTAATAAAGAGCGTTTAAAGCGACAGATTATTTGGCAAGAATCCGATTTTGAACATTTTCAGGACGGTTATGCTTCTCAATCTTAATTGAGTTTTTTATCATTTTATGTTGATTGCT encodes:
- a CDS encoding 3-deoxy-D-manno-octulosonic acid kinase, whose protein sequence is MTQQYKNNNQVIWFDDETITDPSQPIFDAEYWQSSDKVVGSATGRGTTWFIQLENMQAALRHYRRGGLFGKLINDHYWFSGWDNTRCAQEFQLLLALIEAGVHVPRPIAARAVKSGLFYQADLLSERIPNARDLVSILQEQSLSVEMYQKIGQEIAKMHQVGVNHTDLNIHNILIDDKDKVWIIDFDKCRFETSGDWKHQNLNRLLRSFNKERLKRQIIWQESDFEHFQDGYASQS